The Fusobacterium necrophorum subsp. necrophorum genome has a window encoding:
- a CDS encoding recombinase family protein, protein MKYGYIRISHKSQSEDRQMEALKLAGVDPINIFIDRESGKNFNRTSWNSLMAKLVIGDTIVIKELDRMGRNNKELKENFELVKNKGCFLEFLENPLLSTKDKSEIEIELIQPLILHLLGYFAEKERDKILTRQREGYAALPVDEKGRKVSKKKNKVVGRPSKIENLSSEDKRYINAWINKAIKISDCKKNTGLSKTTLFRIKKLIKKENDNQKKKEG, encoded by the coding sequence ATGAAATACGGATATATAAGAATTAGTCACAAAAGTCAAAGTGAAGATAGACAAATGGAAGCTTTAAAATTAGCTGGAGTGGATCCAATCAATATTTTTATAGACAGAGAATCAGGTAAAAATTTTAATAGAACTTCCTGGAATAGTTTAATGGCTAAACTTGTTATAGGAGATACCATAGTCATAAAAGAATTAGATAGAATGGGAAGAAATAATAAGGAACTAAAAGAGAATTTTGAACTTGTTAAAAATAAAGGCTGTTTTTTAGAATTTCTAGAAAATCCTCTACTGTCAACAAAAGATAAATCAGAAATAGAAATTGAGTTAATACAACCTCTTATATTACACTTACTAGGATATTTTGCTGAAAAAGAAAGAGATAAAATTTTAACAAGACAAAGAGAAGGCTATGCAGCTCTTCCAGTCGACGAGAAAGGAAGGAAAGTATCTAAGAAAAAAAATAAAGTAGTTGGAAGACCTTCAAAAATTGAAAACTTATCTTCAGAAGATAAAAGATACATTAACGCCTGGATAAATAAAGCAATAAAAATTTCAGATTGTAAGAAAAATACTGGGTTATCTAAAACAACTCTATTTCGTATAAAAAAATTAATTAAAAAGGAGAATGATAATCAAAAGAAGAAGGAAGGATAA
- a CDS encoding Fic family protein: MNTQKQISLELYKKFLDTKRPLEDSIVRKLEAELKTNYIYHSNAIEGNTLTLRETDVILEYGITVKGKSLQEHLEVKGQEYALNFLKEEVNYGTELSIKLIKDFHSLVLSGIDPLNAGVFKKYYNSIGHTTVQTASPFQVEYELNQLIENYNKNTKENLIEKVAKFHADFEKIHPFSDGNGRTGRLIMNFELMKKGYPICIVRNEDRLEYYDSLELAQTKKDYSKIISFVATSLEHTFEFYFKHLSQDWKKELAEFQTIKTPFQKKRDKGIGR; this comes from the coding sequence ATGAATACTCAGAAACAAATAAGCCTAGAACTATATAAAAAATTTTTAGACACTAAAAGACCTTTGGAGGATTCTATTGTTCGTAAATTAGAAGCAGAATTAAAAACAAACTATATCTATCATAGTAATGCTATCGAAGGGAATACACTTACATTAAGAGAAACTGATGTGATTTTAGAATATGGAATCACAGTAAAAGGGAAATCTTTACAAGAACATTTAGAAGTAAAAGGGCAAGAGTATGCTCTTAATTTTTTAAAAGAAGAAGTAAACTATGGAACAGAGTTAAGTATAAAACTAATAAAAGATTTTCACAGTCTTGTTTTAAGTGGAATTGATCCTTTGAATGCTGGGGTATTTAAAAAGTATTATAATTCTATTGGGCATACAACTGTTCAAACTGCTTCTCCTTTTCAAGTAGAATATGAGTTAAATCAATTGATTGAAAATTATAATAAAAATACAAAGGAAAACTTGATTGAAAAAGTTGCTAAATTTCATGCCGACTTTGAAAAAATTCATCCTTTTTCAGATGGAAATGGAAGAACTGGAAGACTTATCATGAACTTTGAACTGATGAAAAAAGGGTATCCTATTTGTATTGTTCGCAATGAGGATAGATTAGAATATTATGACTCGTTAGAATTAGCACAAACTAAAAAAGACTATAGTAAAATTATTTCTTTTGTTGCAACTTCTTTAGAACATACTTTTGAGTTTTATTTTAAACATTTGAGCCAAGACTGGAAAAAAGAACTAGCAGAATTTCAAACAATTAAAACTCCTTTTCAAAAAAAGAGAGATAAAGGAATAGGAAGATGA
- a CDS encoding ribbon-helix-helix protein, CopG family: protein MKKNNRGETQAISLRVDVSLLEEVKKIVDTLSISTTEFIRRAIEKEVKETKDDFFYMLLQVDYCSEEESNEIIKELKTLKKEDLEVAERIILPLNDLYMEE, encoded by the coding sequence ATGAAAAAAAATAATAGAGGGGAAACACAAGCAATAAGTTTAAGGGTAGATGTATCTCTACTTGAAGAGGTGAAAAAAATTGTAGATACACTTTCTATCAGTACAACAGAATTTATTCGTAGAGCTATAGAAAAAGAAGTTAAAGAAACAAAAGACGATTTTTTCTATATGTTATTACAAGTAGATTATTGTTCAGAAGAAGAAAGTAATGAAATTATAAAGGAATTAAAAACATTGAAGAAAGAAGATTTAGAGGTTGCTGAAAGAATAATATTACCTCTAAATGACCTTTATATGGAAGAATAA
- a CDS encoding Fic family protein, whose amino-acid sequence MKDKYNMTLEENIFVAKRNMVDSIWKSANLEGIAVTYPETEIIIEGMAVQNMYIKDINSVVNLKHAWNFLLENVEYPIDLGYLCKLHQYLGEANVIPFPGVIRISGVNMGGTSWKPEERPDIEEVKENMKKILEIKSPTERAISMFLYLSRQQLFYDGNKRIATLAANQIMIQNGVGLLSIPIEKQKEFKEKLIAYYETNQAEGLKKFLYDFCIDGIHFEKVREKVSSIKNP is encoded by the coding sequence ATGAAAGATAAATATAACATGACTTTAGAAGAAAATATTTTTGTAGCAAAAAGAAATATGGTAGATAGTATTTGGAAATCTGCAAATTTAGAAGGGATTGCTGTTACTTATCCGGAAACTGAAATTATCATAGAAGGAATGGCAGTTCAAAACATGTATATTAAAGACATCAATAGTGTAGTGAATTTAAAGCATGCTTGGAATTTTTTATTAGAAAATGTAGAGTATCCAATTGATTTAGGGTATTTGTGCAAGTTACATCAATATTTAGGAGAGGCTAATGTGATTCCTTTTCCCGGAGTGATTAGAATTTCTGGAGTGAATATGGGAGGGACTTCTTGGAAACCCGAAGAAAGACCTGATATAGAAGAAGTAAAAGAAAATATGAAGAAGATTTTAGAAATAAAGTCTCCTACAGAAAGGGCAATTAGTATGTTTTTGTATTTATCCAGACAACAGCTTTTTTATGATGGAAATAAAAGAATTGCTACTCTTGCAGCCAATCAAATCATGATACAAAATGGAGTGGGCTTACTTTCAATTCCTATTGAAAAACAAAAAGAATTCAAAGAAAAATTAATAGCTTATTATGAAACAAATCAAGCGGAGGGATTGAAAAAATTTTTATATGATTTCTGTATCGATGGAATTCATTTTGAAAAAGTAAGAGAAAAAGTATCTTCTATAAAAAATCCCTGA